Proteins co-encoded in one Salarias fasciatus chromosome 4, fSalaFa1.1, whole genome shotgun sequence genomic window:
- the znf652 gene encoding zinc finger protein 652, with translation MKSCQSLKEEVSVPGLGGMSQEEGRRAPVSQSYFHSPNPDLDLTGKLFKREVGGKPYSVLVDNKMAAKSSMGDQSIGALPAQHAAPQQYFREGTAGQEVGTQGSQAGNEGSSDDTEDDEEEEEEEEDEEEEEGEDGEEGFKREQIIVEVNLNNQTLHVSKGDNKTGTPADDSERGASDEDEEEEEDEDEEEEEDEDSPDEEEEDDDEEEEDELESGRPRSKRARRGAGSTAAHSQPRRKSLRAALSAATSGMTTRGRRKRMEPPKSKRRSARSAGSSGGAAAAAAGGKAEVEEKELLACEKCPRVFNTRWYLEKHMNVTHRRMQICDKCGKKFVLESELALHQQTDCEKNIQCVSCNKSFKKLWSLHEHIKIVHGYAEKKFSCEICEKKFYTMAHVRKHMVAHTKDMPFTCETCGKSFKRSMSLKVHSLQHSGEKPFRCENCDERFQYKYQLRSHMSIHIGHKQFMCQWCGKDFNMKQYFDEHMKTHTGEKPFICEICGKSFTSRPNMKRHRRTHTGEKPYPCEVCGQRFRFSNMLKAHKEKCFRVTSPVVLQASGPPVPVRIFANAFSSTSSSSSSSSSSAPGAGPSAAPPSTAAASLGLSPAGGSLAPQGPVGHAFSHVQLHSAPAHHHPHPPGPQQHLPPHPHHHLAVPPVSHLPPPPALFKSEPLNHCGHEDGGGGYLHHMGPPDKAPGAPQHH, from the exons ATGAAATCCTGCCAGAGCCTCAAGGAGGAGGTTTCCGTCCCGGGCCTTGGCGGGATGTCACAGGAGGAAGGACGCAGGGCTCCGGTGTCCCAGTCCTACTTCCACTCTCCCAACCCTGACCTGGATCTGACGGGGAAGCTTTTCAAGAGGGAGGTCGGCGGCAAGCCTTACTCGGTGCTGGTGGACAATAAGATGGCGGCCAAGTCTTCCATGGGAGATCAGAGCATCGGTGCGCTGCCCGCTCAGCACGCCGCTCCGCAGCAGTACTTCAGAGAGGGGACGGCGGGTCAGGAGGTGGGAACGCAGGGCTCCCAGGCAGGAAACGAGGGCTCCTCCGACGACACCGAggatgacgaggaggaggaggaggaagaggaggacgaggaggaagaagagggcgaggacggggaggagggcTTCAAGAGGGAGCAGATCATCGTGGAGGTGAACTTAAACAACCAGACGCTTCACGTGTCCAAGGGGGACAACAAAACCGGAACGCCCGCCGACGACTCGGAGAGAGGGGCCagcgacgaggacgaggaggaggaagaggacgaagatgaggaggaggaggaggacgaagacaGCCccgacgaagaggaggaggacgatgacgaggaggaggaggatgagctAGAGAGCGGGAGGCCGCGCTCCAAGAGAGCCCGCCGTGGTGCCGGCAGCACGGCGGCTCACAGCCAGCCGCGGAGGAAGAGCCTGCGGGCGGCCCTGAGCGCCGCCACCTCCGGGATGACCACCAGGGGCCGCCGGAAGCGCATGGAGCCGCCCAAGAGCAAGCGCCGGTCGGCCAGGTCGGCCGGCTCCTCCgggggcgcggcggcggcggcggcgggcgggaaggcggaggtggaggagaaggagctgctggcGTGCGAGAAATGCCCGCGGGTGTTCAACACGCGCTGGTACCTGGAGAAGCACATGAACGTCACGCACAGGCGCATGCAGATCTGTGACAAGTGTGGCAAGAAGTTCGTCCTGGAGAGCGAGCTGGCGCTGCATCAGCAGACGGACTGCGAGAAGAACATCCAG TGCGTCTCCTGCAACAAGTCCTTTAAGAAGCTGTGGTCGCTGCACGAGCACATTAAAATTGTGCACGGCTACGCAGAGAAGAAATTCTCATGTGAGATCTGTGAGAAGAAATTCTACACTATGGCTCATGTTCGCAAGCACATGGTTG CCCACACCAAGGACATGCCGTTCACCTGTGAGACATGCGGGAAGTCGTTCAAACGCAGCATGTCTTTAAAAGTCCACTCGCTGCAGCACTCTGGAGAGAAGCCCTTCCGCTGTGAG AACTGTGACGAACGGTTCCAGTACAAGTACCAGCTGCGCTCCCACATGAGCATTCACATCGGCCACAAGCAGTTCATGTGCCAGTGGTGCGGCAAGGACTTCAACATGAAGCAGTATTTTGACGAGCACATGAAGACGCACACAG GAGAGAAGCCGTTCATCTGCGAGATCTGCGGGAAGAGCTTCACCAGCCGGCCCAACATGAAGCGCCACCGCCGCACgcacacgggcgagaagccgtaCCCGTGCGAGGTGTGCGGCCAGCGCTTCCGCTTCTCCAACATGCTGAAGGCGCACAAGGAGAAGTGCTTCCGGGTCACCAGCCCCGTGGTGCTGCAGGCCAGCGGCCCCCCCGTGCCGGTCCGCATCTTCGCCAAcgccttctcctccacctcctcctcgtcctcctcgtcctcgtcctccgccCCGGGCGCCGGGccctccgccgcccccccctccaccgcGGCGGCGTCCCTGGGTCTGAGCCCCGCCGGGGGGTCGCTCGCCCCCCAGGGCCCCGTCGGACACGCCTTCTCCCACGTGCAGCTGCACTCGGCGCCCGCCCACCACCACCCGCACCCCCCCGGCCCCCAGCAGCACCtcccgccccacccccaccaccacctggCCGTCCCGCCCGTCTCCCACCtgcccccgcccccggcccTCTTCAAGAGCGAGCCGCTGAACCACTGCGGGCacgaggacggcggcggcggctaccTGCACCACATGGGGCCCCCGGACAAGGCCCCCGGGGCCCCGCAGCACCACTGA
- the phospho1 gene encoding putative phosphatase phospho1 isoform X1, translating into MGGSVFTCCYVPPPPPGEEEEPSGSEVAMASHVSPDKRFLIFFDFDETIVDETSDDQVVQTAPGQHLPAWLKDTYQPGRYNQYMQRVLAYLAEQGVTESDIRGVMEKIPATPGMLNLFQFLRARPAQDFEVVLVSDSNTFFIESWLRRNGARQLFHRVLSNPATFSRDGRLVLRPFHAHDCPRCPENMCKQVIVRDYVARRAQERGRPYQRVFYVGDGANDFCPALALGPRDVAFPRRDFPMHKLITETHEARPGEFKAVTVPWESAEEVAQRLRKLVAE; encoded by the coding sequence ATGGGGGGTTCAGTCTTCACCTGCTGTTATGTcccgcccccccctccaggcgaggaggaggaacccAGCGGGTCGGAGGTCGCCATGGCCTCCCACGTCTCCCCGGACAAGCGCTTCCTCATCTTCTTCGACTTCGACGAGACCATCGTGGATGAGACCAGCGACGACCAGGTGGTGCAGACGGCGCCGGGCCAGCACCTGCCCGCCTGGCTGAAGGACACCTACCAGCCGGGCCGCTACAACCAGTACATGCAGCGCGTGCTGGCCTACCTGGCCGAGCAGGGCGTGACCGAGAGCGACATCCGCGGCGTCATGGAGAAGATCCCCGCCACGCCCGGCATGCTCAACCTCTTCCAGTTCCTGCGCGCCCGGCCGGCGCAGGACTTCGAGGTGGTGCTGGTGTCGGACTCCAACACCTTCTTCATCGAGTCGTGGCTGCGGCGCAACGGCGCCCGCCAGCTCTTCCACCGCGTCCTGTCCAACCCGGCCACCTTCAGCCGGGACGGCCGGCTGGTGCTGCGGCCGTTCCACGCCCACGACTGCCCGCGCTGCCCGGAGAACATGTGCAAGCAGGTGATCGTCCGGGACTACGTGGCCCGCCGGGCGCAGGAGCGCGGCCGCCCCTACCAGAGGGTCTTCTACGTGGGCGACGGCGCCAACGACTTCTGCCCGGCGCTGGCCCTGGGGCCGCGGGACGTGGCCTTCCCCCGGAGGGACTTCCCCATGCACAAGCTGATCACCGAGACCCACGAGGCCCGGCCGGGCGAGTTCAAGGCCGTCACGGTGCCGTGGGAGAGCGCCGAAGAGGTGGCGCAGCGTCTGAGGAAGCTGGTGGCCGAGTAG
- the phospho1 gene encoding putative phosphatase phospho1 isoform X2 codes for MASHVSPDKRFLIFFDFDETIVDETSDDQVVQTAPGQHLPAWLKDTYQPGRYNQYMQRVLAYLAEQGVTESDIRGVMEKIPATPGMLNLFQFLRARPAQDFEVVLVSDSNTFFIESWLRRNGARQLFHRVLSNPATFSRDGRLVLRPFHAHDCPRCPENMCKQVIVRDYVARRAQERGRPYQRVFYVGDGANDFCPALALGPRDVAFPRRDFPMHKLITETHEARPGEFKAVTVPWESAEEVAQRLRKLVAE; via the coding sequence ATGGCCTCCCACGTCTCCCCGGACAAGCGCTTCCTCATCTTCTTCGACTTCGACGAGACCATCGTGGATGAGACCAGCGACGACCAGGTGGTGCAGACGGCGCCGGGCCAGCACCTGCCCGCCTGGCTGAAGGACACCTACCAGCCGGGCCGCTACAACCAGTACATGCAGCGCGTGCTGGCCTACCTGGCCGAGCAGGGCGTGACCGAGAGCGACATCCGCGGCGTCATGGAGAAGATCCCCGCCACGCCCGGCATGCTCAACCTCTTCCAGTTCCTGCGCGCCCGGCCGGCGCAGGACTTCGAGGTGGTGCTGGTGTCGGACTCCAACACCTTCTTCATCGAGTCGTGGCTGCGGCGCAACGGCGCCCGCCAGCTCTTCCACCGCGTCCTGTCCAACCCGGCCACCTTCAGCCGGGACGGCCGGCTGGTGCTGCGGCCGTTCCACGCCCACGACTGCCCGCGCTGCCCGGAGAACATGTGCAAGCAGGTGATCGTCCGGGACTACGTGGCCCGCCGGGCGCAGGAGCGCGGCCGCCCCTACCAGAGGGTCTTCTACGTGGGCGACGGCGCCAACGACTTCTGCCCGGCGCTGGCCCTGGGGCCGCGGGACGTGGCCTTCCCCCGGAGGGACTTCCCCATGCACAAGCTGATCACCGAGACCCACGAGGCCCGGCCGGGCGAGTTCAAGGCCGTCACGGTGCCGTGGGAGAGCGCCGAAGAGGTGGCGCAGCGTCTGAGGAAGCTGGTGGCCGAGTAG